In one window of Comamonas testosteroni DNA:
- a CDS encoding NUDIX hydrolase, which translates to MTVTQRHSKPAPDFPRPYTTVDVVIFTIAQGRLNVLLVQRPGHEDDPFPGLWALPGGFVNVDLDADLQACAARKLKEKTGVDSPYLEQLGSWGSAARDPRGWSATHVYFALIPAHELQLTKGANAADVAWFEVDELLRRPALAFDHGTILQAAVERLRNKVEYTSLPAFLLSEPFTLPQLQQVYETVLGRSVDKSGFRTRMLAANFLVEAGHVEGVSNRPAMGYRLADRSGPVVFPRTFSPRGH; encoded by the coding sequence AGCCAGCGCCGGACTTTCCCCGCCCCTACACCACGGTGGATGTGGTGATCTTCACGATTGCCCAGGGCCGCCTGAATGTATTGCTGGTGCAACGCCCAGGCCATGAAGACGATCCGTTTCCAGGCCTCTGGGCCCTGCCCGGAGGGTTTGTGAATGTGGACCTGGATGCCGATCTGCAGGCCTGCGCCGCGCGCAAGCTCAAGGAGAAGACGGGTGTGGACAGCCCCTATCTGGAGCAGCTTGGCAGTTGGGGCAGTGCGGCGCGTGATCCGCGTGGCTGGTCGGCCACCCATGTGTACTTTGCGCTGATTCCCGCCCATGAGCTGCAACTGACGAAAGGCGCCAATGCGGCCGATGTGGCCTGGTTCGAAGTGGATGAATTGCTGCGCCGGCCCGCTCTGGCGTTCGACCATGGCACCATCTTGCAGGCGGCAGTGGAGCGTTTGCGCAACAAGGTCGAATACACCTCGCTGCCCGCTTTTTTGCTGAGCGAGCCCTTCACCCTGCCCCAGTTGCAGCAAGTCTATGAAACCGTGCTGGGGCGCAGCGTGGACAAAAGCGGCTTCCGCACCCGCATGCTGGCAGCGAACTTTCTGGTCGAGGCCGGCCATGTGGAAGGCGTGTCGAACCGCCCCGCCATGGGCTACCGGCTGGCGGACCGCAGCGGGCCCGTGGTATTTCCGCGCACATTCAGCCCACGCGGCCATTGA